In a single window of the Deltaproteobacteria bacterium genome:
- the urtA gene encoding urea ABC transporter substrate-binding protein gives MRVIAVVGILLWALGMAEADGPPIKVGILHSLSGTMAISETSLKDVALMAIEELNEKGGVLGRKIEPVVVDPASNWPLFAEKARELIQKEKVAVVFGCWTSVSRKSVLPVFEELNGLLFYPVQYEGEESSYNVFYTGAAPNQQAIPAVEYLMSDQGGGAKRFVLLGTDYVYPRTTNKILRYFLTSKKVAEADIMEQYTPFGHSDYQTIVADIKKFATGKRTAVISTINGDSNVPFYKELANQGLKAEDIPVVAFSVGEEELRGIDTKPLVGHLAAWNYFMSIDTPENKDFIAKWKAYVKKHNLPGGDKRVTNDPMEATYIGIKMWAQAVKQAGTTDISAVRQAIGYQKVKAPSGFEIQMDAENHHLHKPVLIGEVQENGQFQVVWKTPGPIKAQAWSPFIPDSAKKVANWTYPWVCGNCTEPKYKN, from the coding sequence ATGCGGGTAATAGCAGTGGTGGGAATATTGCTCTGGGCCCTTGGCATGGCGGAAGCCGATGGGCCGCCGATCAAAGTTGGCATTCTCCACTCGTTGAGTGGAACCATGGCGATTAGTGAAACGTCCTTGAAAGACGTGGCGTTGATGGCGATTGAAGAGTTGAACGAGAAGGGTGGGGTGTTGGGGCGGAAAATTGAACCGGTGGTGGTTGACCCAGCCTCGAACTGGCCGCTGTTTGCCGAGAAAGCGCGGGAATTGATTCAGAAGGAGAAGGTCGCAGTTGTCTTTGGCTGTTGGACCTCGGTTTCGCGCAAGTCCGTGCTGCCAGTGTTTGAAGAGCTGAATGGCCTGCTCTTCTATCCTGTGCAGTACGAAGGTGAAGAATCGTCGTACAACGTGTTCTACACCGGTGCAGCGCCGAATCAGCAAGCGATTCCCGCAGTCGAATATCTGATGAGTGATCAGGGCGGTGGAGCCAAACGTTTTGTGTTATTGGGCACCGATTACGTGTATCCACGGACAACCAACAAGATTCTTCGCTATTTTCTGACATCGAAGAAAGTTGCTGAAGCCGACATCATGGAGCAATACACGCCGTTTGGTCACAGTGATTATCAAACTATCGTGGCTGACATTAAGAAGTTCGCCACTGGCAAGCGCACGGCGGTGATTTCCACCATCAACGGAGATTCTAACGTCCCGTTCTATAAAGAGCTGGCAAACCAAGGGCTGAAGGCTGAGGATATTCCGGTCGTAGCATTCTCAGTTGGTGAGGAAGAGTTGCGGGGAATTGATACCAAACCACTGGTTGGTCACTTGGCCGCATGGAACTACTTCATGTCGATCGACACGCCAGAAAACAAAGACTTCATTGCTAAGTGGAAGGCTTACGTCAAGAAACATAATCTGCCAGGTGGTGATAAGCGCGTGACCAACGATCCAATGGAAGCAACCTACATTGGCATCAAGATGTGGGCACAAGCTGTGAAACAAGCGGGCACGACAGACATCAGTGCGGTCCGCCAAGCAATCGGCTATCAGAAGGTGAAGGCACCCTCGGGTTTTGAGATTCAGATGGATGCAGAGAATCATCATCTGCATAAGCCGGTGCTTATCGGTGAAGTACAGGAAAACGGACAGTTCCAGGTGGTGTGGAAAACCCCAGGACCAATCAAAGCGCAGGCGTGGAGCCCGTTTATTCCAGATAGCGCGAAGAAAGTAGCGAACTGGACCTATCCGTGGGTGTGCGGGAACTGCACTGAGCCGAAGTATAAGAACTGA